In one Chitinophaga sancti genomic region, the following are encoded:
- a CDS encoding Crp/Fnr family transcriptional regulator — protein MEYASVLRQHIEELVTLSDDAFEIVLNAFVPVSLSKKEYLIKVGQKVGAEYFVVRGCLKTAAYDDAGKEHIIQFAMENWWVSDYPAYAKHGNAEMDVQALEDCFVLSLSMEARAALARQVPEMLTFYERKALSGYVATQKRVLSLLRNSAKEKYELLLDQYPQLFQRVPKKMIAHYLGVSRETLSRLHKYD, from the coding sequence ATGGAATATGCCTCTGTTTTACGCCAGCACATCGAAGAACTGGTTACCCTCTCTGATGATGCATTTGAGATCGTGCTCAATGCCTTTGTACCCGTTTCCCTTTCCAAAAAGGAATACCTCATCAAAGTAGGGCAAAAAGTTGGCGCGGAATATTTCGTCGTCCGGGGTTGTCTGAAAACAGCCGCCTATGACGATGCAGGCAAAGAACATATCATACAATTTGCGATGGAGAACTGGTGGGTATCTGACTACCCTGCCTATGCAAAACACGGCAATGCAGAAATGGATGTACAGGCGCTGGAAGATTGTTTTGTATTATCGCTTAGCATGGAAGCCCGTGCTGCCCTGGCCCGCCAGGTACCTGAGATGCTGACCTTTTATGAAAGAAAAGCCCTAAGTGGCTACGTGGCCACCCAGAAAAGAGTCCTTTCCTTACTCAGGAATTCTGCCAAAGAGAAATATGAATTGTTGTTGGACCAATACCCGCAATTGTTTCAGCGGGTACCGAAAAAGATGATCGCACATTACCTGGGGGTATCAAGAGAAACCCTTAGCCGTTTACATAAATACGACTGA
- the bioA gene encoding adenosylmethionine--8-amino-7-oxononanoate transaminase, which translates to MKLWYPYKQMRDLGQVPVMVAGNGTQMILEDGRILIDGISSWWAVIHGYNHPDINHALIDQINHFSHVMLGGLSHPPALALADKLVAVAPAGLNHVFYSDSGSVGVEVALKMALQYWKNTGHTGKHSIISLKNGYHGDTFKAMEVGDDSDFSSAFADVLHRGFFLDTPAGGFHADTATLQKDIDALEGLLKAHATEIACFILEPIVQCAGGFRIYSPLYLKAARELCDQYDVLLVFDEVATGFGRTGKLFAAEHAGITPDIMIIGKALTAGYMGHAATLATTRIFNSFLGESYEKALMHGPTFMGNPLATTVALKSIEIIERDHYLDRIAAINALIQTEFDKISSPAIADKRIVGAIGAIELKDDSMMAGFRDFAIANNAWLRPIGKVMYVMPAYIITDEELLFLIGVMKEWISRIYVNG; encoded by the coding sequence ATGAAATTATGGTATCCGTACAAACAGATGAGAGACCTCGGGCAGGTACCCGTCATGGTAGCCGGCAATGGCACGCAGATGATCCTGGAAGATGGCCGGATTCTCATTGATGGCATATCTTCCTGGTGGGCGGTGATCCATGGTTATAATCATCCAGATATCAATCACGCACTCATTGACCAGATCAATCATTTCTCCCATGTCATGCTGGGTGGCTTATCTCATCCTCCTGCACTGGCCCTGGCCGATAAACTGGTAGCGGTTGCACCAGCTGGTCTGAATCACGTATTCTATTCGGACAGCGGATCCGTAGGGGTGGAAGTGGCCCTCAAGATGGCCCTGCAATATTGGAAAAATACCGGCCATACCGGCAAGCACTCAATCATCTCATTAAAAAACGGCTATCATGGTGATACATTCAAAGCCATGGAAGTAGGAGATGATTCCGATTTCTCCAGTGCCTTTGCAGATGTATTGCACCGTGGTTTCTTTTTGGATACACCTGCGGGTGGTTTCCATGCAGACACTGCAACTTTACAAAAAGATATAGATGCTTTAGAAGGCTTGTTAAAAGCACATGCCACTGAAATTGCCTGTTTCATTCTTGAACCTATTGTACAGTGTGCCGGTGGTTTCCGCATCTATTCACCTCTATATTTAAAAGCAGCAAGAGAACTGTGTGATCAATACGATGTACTGTTGGTATTTGATGAAGTAGCCACCGGTTTTGGCCGTACGGGTAAACTATTCGCTGCGGAACATGCGGGGATCACACCAGATATCATGATTATTGGAAAGGCCCTTACAGCAGGGTATATGGGGCATGCGGCTACCCTGGCAACCACCCGTATCTTCAATAGTTTCCTAGGAGAATCATATGAAAAGGCCCTCATGCACGGTCCTACATTCATGGGCAATCCACTGGCTACTACAGTAGCTTTAAAAAGTATTGAGATAATAGAACGAGATCATTACCTGGATCGCATTGCGGCAATTAATGCCCTTATCCAGACTGAATTTGATAAAATAAGTTCTCCTGCGATCGCTGACAAAAGGATTGTAGGAGCCATCGGTGCGATCGAGTTGAAGGATGACAGCATGATGGCAGGATTTAGAGACTTCGCTATTGCTAACAATGCCTGGCTGCGACCTATCGGCAAGGTAATGTATGTGATGCCCGCTTATATTATTACTGATGAGGAATTATTGTTTTTAATCGGGGTAATGAAGGAATGGATCAGTCGTATTTATGTAAACGGCTAA
- a CDS encoding DUF6268 family outer membrane beta-barrel protein: protein MKCIASSVIFLFILPLVSNGQGAAARARLAEAFVRERGVDSVGVKQGSVGEVPAVGRMTDSADGKGGVGVKPGSVGEVLAVGRMTDSAAGGRVIDSLPNPHIGDLSMKARMADSLAKFRRVDSIKKAMIVDALLKNPNLRPAMISTTFISRGQLEGNFKGRELLSGNFAQRRTEVFLNLPVKNWARQGMVTASIYYARTNYQLSDVKGVDIKDPSLSRNTIGLTTAYRRVDSLFGRVFVSSASLVLLTGDGGVINKYAVMGNGMFLLKKTEQTTFMLGAQVIIDPTSSMPVIPLMVYQRQLKNGFDLNITMPQQLTLRKTVNNHLWASFGTTMVSSVSFFNFTSPNVPRNANFSSLDLKTGPAVDYKLNKLLLLGVSAGLWTPVMYRQYGRWEKSNHYFFDGKVDTTPFINLNLSVIPF from the coding sequence ATGAAGTGCATAGCTAGTAGTGTAATATTTCTGTTTATTTTGCCGCTGGTGTCGAATGGACAGGGGGCGGCTGCGAGGGCGCGGTTGGCGGAGGCGTTTGTGAGGGAGAGAGGGGTGGATTCGGTGGGTGTGAAACAGGGAAGCGTAGGTGAAGTACCTGCGGTGGGTAGGATGACAGATTCTGCGGATGGAAAGGGTGGTGTGGGTGTGAAACCTGGAAGCGTAGGTGAAGTACTTGCAGTGGGTAGGATGACAGATTCTGCGGCAGGTGGACGTGTGATTGATTCGCTCCCGAACCCCCATATAGGCGATCTCTCTATGAAAGCCCGCATGGCTGATTCACTTGCAAAATTCCGCAGGGTTGATTCCATCAAAAAGGCCATGATCGTAGATGCGCTATTGAAGAATCCGAACCTGCGACCTGCTATGATTTCCACAACTTTCATCAGCAGGGGCCAGCTGGAAGGCAATTTCAAAGGGCGTGAATTATTGAGTGGAAATTTCGCACAGCGTCGTACAGAAGTATTCCTCAATTTGCCGGTCAAAAACTGGGCTAGGCAGGGAATGGTTACTGCTTCTATCTACTATGCGCGTACGAATTACCAGTTGTCCGATGTTAAAGGAGTGGATATCAAAGACCCCTCACTTTCCAGGAATACAATTGGTCTGACAACGGCCTACCGCAGGGTAGATTCCCTGTTCGGGCGGGTGTTCGTTTCTTCGGCCAGCCTGGTATTGCTCACGGGTGATGGTGGCGTTATTAATAAATATGCTGTGATGGGCAATGGCATGTTCCTGCTGAAAAAAACGGAACAGACCACATTTATGCTGGGTGCACAGGTAATCATAGACCCGACATCAAGTATGCCGGTCATTCCATTGATGGTGTACCAGCGACAGTTAAAAAATGGCTTTGATCTGAATATCACCATGCCCCAGCAACTTACATTGCGGAAGACGGTGAATAATCATCTGTGGGCCAGTTTCGGAACAACGATGGTGTCATCTGTATCTTTCTTCAATTTCACCTCTCCGAATGTGCCGAGGAATGCGAACTTCAGTTCATTGGATCTGAAAACCGGGCCTGCGGTAGATTATAAGCTGAATAAGTTGTTGTTGTTAGGCGTGAGTGCGGGCTTGTGGACGCCGGTGATGTACAGGCAGTATGGGAGATGGGAGAAGTCGAATCATTATTTCTTTGATGGGAAAGTGGATACGACACCATTTATCAATTTGAATTTATCAGTAATACCTTTTTGA
- a CDS encoding efflux RND transporter permease subunit: MSIAEIAVKRPLLILVIFTVLILFGLECYHSLNYNLLPKMEVPTVTVSTVYAGASASEVESSVTKKLEDKFASVEGLDKITSKSQEGVSQVVIAFKSGTNIDEAEADIQRKADQAQNDLPKDIDKPLVNKVNLEEAPVVKAGVTSTLAPRALYDLVDKQLRPILQNVSGVGQVNIIGGDEREIQVNVDQHKLNAYGITINQVTDAVNYANQSFPAGSIETQNQQVTIQYDANVTSVAQIRDLIVVQRPGGGSVYLKDVAEVVDATAKATAINHINGLPSIGIQIVKQSDANAVNVSRDVKKAFATLEKQYQDSKVKFTISSDQSTYTLRSADAVMEDLVLAVIIVGIVMLAFLHSFRSSMFVMVALPSSMIPTFIAMYVMGFSLNLMTLMALSLVVGILVDDSIVVLENIYRHLEAGTDRKQAALDGRNEIGFTAMAITLVDVVVFLPLALSGGIIGMILREFSLVVVISTLMSLFVSFTVTPMLASRFGRLEHLTKDTWWGRVNLGFEHIIDVVKVNYGKLLRVSLHKKRYLLSGVIILIIGSIMLVVKGFVGAAFIPSGDQGELMINLELSPDASIYQTNMLTRQVEKQVLARPEVDKVFSSIGFLTGGVAGTGNNSNRAELTVTLVDAKKRTMTAEEFGIMMQRELTASVPGAKITASPTSITGNASAAPIQIAVKGVNLKDVRSVAEQYMKIVATVPGTQFVQLSVKDPKPQVEVKLDREKMTLLGLNASQVGGALQNAFSGNDKSKFKQSGNEYNILVSFDKFNRSDISNVRNLSFTNNDGQSFVLSQFAEVREGTGESVLERSDRLNSITVNANVAGRPTGTVATEIKEKVAGVKLPEGVSIEYLGDVKNQGDAFGSLGLALITAILLVYLIMVALYESVIYPFVVLFSIPVALIGALLALALSMETLNIFSIIGVIMLLGLVSKNAILIVDFTNHLKEKGTKVEDALVEAGEERLRPILMTTLAMILGMLPIAMARGAGSEVKNGMAWVIIGGLTSSMILTLFVVPAMYLIIDKLKMRLQKKKQPAYHEVHS, encoded by the coding sequence ATGTCAATAGCAGAAATTGCCGTAAAACGGCCTCTATTAATACTTGTAATATTTACGGTGCTGATACTTTTCGGACTGGAATGTTATCATAGCCTGAACTATAACCTGCTGCCAAAGATGGAAGTGCCGACTGTAACAGTGAGCACAGTCTATGCAGGAGCCTCCGCTTCGGAAGTGGAATCATCCGTGACGAAGAAACTGGAAGATAAATTTGCATCAGTAGAAGGATTGGATAAGATCACGTCCAAATCGCAGGAAGGCGTTTCACAGGTAGTGATCGCTTTCAAAAGCGGTACGAATATCGACGAGGCAGAAGCCGATATCCAGCGTAAGGCAGATCAGGCACAGAACGACCTGCCAAAGGATATCGACAAGCCATTGGTGAATAAAGTAAACCTGGAGGAAGCGCCGGTGGTGAAAGCTGGTGTCACATCGACACTCGCACCCCGTGCGCTGTATGACTTAGTAGATAAACAACTGCGTCCTATTTTACAAAACGTATCCGGTGTAGGACAGGTGAACATCATTGGTGGCGATGAACGTGAGATCCAGGTGAACGTAGACCAGCATAAACTGAACGCCTATGGGATAACTATCAACCAGGTAACAGATGCGGTGAACTATGCGAACCAGTCATTCCCTGCGGGTAGTATTGAAACGCAGAACCAGCAGGTAACGATCCAGTACGATGCGAACGTGACCTCGGTAGCGCAGATCCGTGACCTGATCGTAGTACAGCGTCCTGGTGGTGGCAGTGTATATTTAAAAGATGTAGCAGAGGTCGTAGATGCGACAGCGAAAGCAACAGCAATCAACCACATCAATGGACTACCTTCTATCGGTATCCAGATCGTAAAGCAATCTGATGCGAATGCTGTGAATGTAAGTCGTGATGTAAAGAAAGCATTTGCTACCCTTGAGAAGCAATATCAGGACAGCAAAGTAAAGTTCACCATTTCTTCTGATCAGTCCACCTACACCCTGCGCTCTGCGGATGCGGTAATGGAAGACCTGGTATTGGCGGTGATCATTGTTGGCATCGTGATGCTGGCATTCCTTCATAGCTTCCGTAGTTCTATGTTTGTGATGGTGGCTTTGCCTTCTTCCATGATCCCTACCTTCATTGCCATGTATGTGATGGGTTTCTCGCTGAACCTGATGACGCTGATGGCGCTCTCGCTGGTAGTAGGGATCCTGGTGGATGACTCCATCGTAGTACTGGAAAATATCTACCGGCACCTGGAGGCAGGAACAGACCGGAAGCAGGCGGCCCTGGATGGTCGTAATGAAATAGGCTTTACGGCGATGGCGATCACACTGGTGGATGTGGTGGTGTTCCTGCCACTGGCTTTGTCAGGGGGCATTATTGGAATGATCCTGAGAGAATTCTCCCTGGTGGTGGTGATCTCTACGTTAATGAGTTTGTTTGTATCATTCACGGTAACGCCTATGTTAGCGAGCCGTTTCGGAAGACTCGAACACCTGACCAAAGATACCTGGTGGGGCCGGGTGAACCTGGGTTTCGAGCATATCATTGACGTGGTGAAAGTGAACTATGGTAAGTTATTAAGGGTTTCCCTGCATAAAAAACGTTATCTCTTGTCTGGTGTGATCATACTCATCATTGGATCGATCATGCTGGTTGTCAAAGGCTTTGTGGGTGCTGCTTTCATTCCTTCAGGAGACCAGGGAGAGCTGATGATCAACCTGGAGCTTTCACCGGATGCGTCTATTTACCAAACGAATATGCTCACCCGGCAGGTAGAGAAACAGGTACTGGCGAGGCCGGAAGTGGACAAGGTATTTTCCAGCATCGGTTTCCTGACCGGTGGTGTAGCGGGTACCGGGAACAATAGTAACAGGGCGGAGCTGACGGTAACACTGGTAGACGCGAAGAAAAGAACGATGACGGCAGAGGAGTTCGGGATCATGATGCAGCGGGAGCTGACAGCCAGTGTGCCGGGTGCGAAAATAACGGCATCTCCGACTTCCATCACAGGTAATGCCAGTGCAGCGCCTATCCAGATAGCAGTGAAGGGGGTGAACCTGAAAGACGTGCGTAGTGTGGCGGAGCAATATATGAAGATCGTAGCTACGGTGCCGGGTACACAGTTTGTGCAGTTGTCAGTCAAAGACCCGAAGCCACAGGTAGAAGTGAAACTGGACAGGGAGAAGATGACATTGCTGGGATTGAATGCCAGCCAGGTAGGTGGTGCATTGCAGAATGCGTTCAGTGGAAATGACAAGAGCAAGTTCAAGCAATCCGGCAATGAATATAATATCCTCGTGAGCTTTGATAAGTTTAACAGGTCTGATATCAGTAATGTAAGAAACCTTTCTTTCACGAATAATGATGGGCAGAGTTTTGTATTGAGCCAGTTTGCCGAAGTAAGAGAAGGTACTGGTGAAAGTGTGCTGGAACGCAGCGATCGCCTCAATTCCATCACTGTCAATGCGAATGTGGCTGGCAGGCCTACGGGTACGGTGGCGACAGAGATCAAAGAAAAAGTGGCTGGTGTAAAATTGCCGGAAGGGGTATCTATAGAATACCTTGGTGATGTAAAGAACCAGGGAGATGCCTTTGGTAGCCTGGGGCTGGCGTTAATTACGGCGATCCTCTTAGTGTACCTGATCATGGTGGCGCTGTATGAAAGTGTGATCTATCCGTTTGTGGTATTGTTCTCCATCCCGGTGGCATTGATTGGTGCTTTGCTGGCACTGGCGCTGAGTATGGAGACATTGAATATCTTTTCAATCATTGGAGTGATCATGTTGTTAGGTTTGGTGTCGAAGAATGCAATCCTGATAGTGGACTTTACGAATCATTTGAAAGAGAAGGGCACGAAAGTAGAAGATGCGCTGGTGGAAGCGGGAGAGGAGCGTTTACGCCCGATATTGATGACGACACTGGCGATGATATTGGGGATGTTGCCAATTGCAATGGCCAGGGGAGCGGGTTCTGAGGTCAAGAATGGGATGGCGTGGGTGATCATTGGTGGATTGACGAGTTCAATGATCCTGACATTATTTGTGGTGCCGGCGATGTACCTGATAATTGATAAACTGAAGATGAGATTACAAAAGAAAAAGCAACCCGCATACCATGAAGTGCATAGCTAG
- a CDS encoding efflux RND transporter periplasmic adaptor subunit translates to MKTKYIVSLVVILIIGLIVYKLAVNKKKLDEKNKPAPVTQVQIPVKVAVAKEQLLEINIIKTGNIAPFKEAKAVAMTAGTLTSVRFELGDQVRQEQVLAITDTRQAQLELQKAETDAAKLRNDLDTYTELLKGKAATQEKVNEIKNNYQTALNQVDQARKKMADAAIKAPTSGIISAKPVEQGVFVNGGTEIATIVNLSKAKVQVNLTEAEVYKVATGQKVKITTDVYPGKAFSGTISFISPQADQTHNYLVEIMTDNTTQSILRSGTFVYADFSKKTQEQLLVIPREALTESAKNAAVYIVKNNVARQQAIQTGNEMGGMMQVIGGLQAGDTVVTSGQINLKDGTPVSVSK, encoded by the coding sequence ATGAAAACGAAGTACATCGTAAGTTTAGTCGTTATACTGATCATCGGATTGATCGTTTACAAACTGGCTGTCAATAAGAAGAAGCTGGATGAGAAGAACAAACCAGCTCCTGTGACCCAGGTACAGATACCGGTAAAGGTAGCAGTCGCCAAAGAACAGCTGCTGGAAATCAACATCATAAAAACAGGTAACATCGCACCCTTCAAAGAGGCAAAGGCTGTAGCCATGACAGCTGGTACGCTCACTTCCGTGCGCTTTGAACTGGGCGACCAGGTAAGGCAGGAACAGGTACTCGCCATTACGGATACACGCCAGGCACAACTGGAACTGCAGAAAGCAGAAACCGATGCTGCCAAACTCCGCAATGACCTCGACACATACACAGAACTGCTGAAAGGCAAAGCTGCCACACAGGAGAAAGTAAATGAAATAAAGAACAATTACCAGACTGCCCTGAACCAGGTAGACCAGGCACGTAAGAAAATGGCAGATGCCGCCATCAAAGCGCCTACCAGTGGTATTATCAGCGCGAAGCCGGTAGAGCAGGGCGTATTTGTAAATGGAGGTACTGAGATCGCTACCATTGTGAATCTCAGCAAAGCAAAGGTACAGGTGAACCTTACCGAAGCAGAAGTATACAAGGTCGCTACTGGTCAGAAAGTAAAGATCACCACGGATGTATACCCGGGCAAAGCGTTCTCCGGTACGATTAGTTTTATCAGTCCGCAGGCCGACCAGACACACAACTACCTCGTAGAGATCATGACAGACAATACCACGCAGTCCATTCTCCGTTCCGGTACATTCGTATATGCTGACTTCTCAAAGAAAACGCAGGAACAACTGCTCGTGATCCCGAGAGAAGCCCTGACAGAGAGTGCGAAGAATGCTGCTGTGTATATCGTAAAGAACAATGTAGCACGCCAGCAAGCCATTCAAACCGGCAATGAAATGGGCGGGATGATGCAGGTGATCGGTGGTTTGCAGGCAGGTGACACCGTGGTTACTTCCGGTCAGATCAACCTGAAAGATGGTACTCCTGTTAGTGTGTCAAAATAA
- a CDS encoding TolC family protein encodes MMNKKLLVAVLMLITGTAYAQDNWTLKGCIEYGLKNHRSNVVYANEKKAADAKAREALAAYLPGVSIQGSIDDNLKVQETVIPAGIFGDQDIRVAFTKKFNTNPMAQLDQTIFDQSLLTGLKANKYNKESAELNVQQNNETIIYNISSAFAQIFVYREQLAILHTNLDNYHEQMDITRLQVDKGTVLQKELDKVRVDYNNTVSKIHVAESNLTLSYNQLKYEMGYPLTDTIKVDSTEAARSFNGLAIATPDARTFEAASRVDYRISQVNEKLYAIDEQRLRNGIYPRLTAYARYGAIGYGNSLNESFKSLATYSAIGIKLNIPILDFYKRNAQSAQAKYKHLNAIEQLKIDEGKYAMEFQNAWTKVIQEQGNMDNNRRNIELAQSVFNTTNLQYQKGTTDMTDWLNAQNSLKEAQNNYLSSVYNFFLARIDLEKAGGSLKTFYLAL; translated from the coding sequence ATGATGAACAAGAAACTACTTGTAGCAGTACTAATGTTGATCACTGGCACGGCTTACGCCCAGGATAACTGGACACTGAAGGGCTGCATTGAATACGGTTTAAAAAACCATCGTAGCAATGTGGTATATGCCAATGAAAAGAAGGCTGCAGATGCCAAAGCCCGTGAAGCACTGGCCGCTTACCTGCCAGGCGTAAGTATCCAGGGCTCTATCGATGATAACCTGAAAGTACAGGAAACAGTGATCCCTGCCGGGATTTTCGGAGACCAGGATATTCGTGTTGCGTTCACCAAGAAGTTCAATACCAACCCGATGGCGCAGCTGGACCAGACCATCTTTGACCAGTCTCTCCTCACCGGCCTCAAGGCGAACAAATACAATAAGGAATCTGCAGAACTGAACGTACAGCAAAACAACGAAACGATCATCTATAATATCAGCAGCGCCTTTGCTCAGATATTCGTATACAGGGAACAGTTAGCGATCCTGCATACCAACTTGGATAACTACCACGAACAGATGGACATCACCAGGCTGCAGGTAGATAAAGGCACTGTGCTGCAAAAAGAACTGGACAAGGTGAGGGTGGACTATAACAACACCGTATCTAAAATACATGTAGCCGAAAGCAACCTGACCTTATCCTACAACCAGCTCAAGTATGAAATGGGCTACCCGCTCACAGATACCATCAAAGTAGATAGTACCGAAGCCGCCAGGTCCTTCAATGGCCTTGCTATTGCCACCCCTGATGCCAGGACATTTGAAGCGGCCAGCCGGGTTGATTATCGCATCTCCCAGGTCAATGAGAAACTATATGCCATTGACGAACAGCGCCTGCGCAACGGCATCTATCCAAGGCTCACTGCCTATGCACGTTATGGTGCTATTGGTTATGGTAACAGCCTGAATGAGTCTTTCAAATCACTGGCTACTTATTCCGCCATTGGCATCAAACTCAACATTCCCATTCTCGATTTTTATAAGCGCAATGCGCAATCTGCACAGGCAAAATACAAGCATCTGAATGCAATCGAACAATTAAAAATAGACGAAGGTAAATACGCCATGGAGTTCCAGAATGCCTGGACTAAAGTGATCCAGGAACAGGGTAATATGGACAATAACCGGCGCAATATTGAACTGGCACAGTCCGTATTCAATACCACCAACCTGCAATACCAGAAAGGTACGACGGATATGACAGACTGGCTCAATGCTCAGAACTCACTCAAAGAAGCGCAGAACAATTACCTGAGCTCCGTATATAATTTCTTCCTCGCCCGCATCGATCTCGAAAAAGCGGGTGGATCACTCAAGACCTTTTACCTGGCTCTATAA
- a CDS encoding LytR/AlgR family response regulator transcription factor: protein MNVIIIEDERKTARELQDILTSIDSGICILEVLPSVASAIRWFRENPAPDLIFSDIQLGDGLCFEIYREVAVNAPIIFCTAFDQYAIQSFESNSIDYLLKPLEEAVVERSLKKFHRIKDHYNTYQQSLNKAMTQVENAYRQTILVHYREKMVPVKVADLAFIHAANGVVTLHTRTGQDYTVQYTIDQLENMLNRNDFFRANRQFILHRESITDIEHYFNRRLTIRTNCKTPEKIIVSRLKAQDFLRWIEQ from the coding sequence ATGAACGTAATTATCATTGAAGACGAGCGTAAAACTGCCAGGGAACTACAAGACATCCTTACCAGCATTGACAGCGGGATCTGCATCCTGGAAGTATTGCCTTCTGTTGCCTCCGCCATTCGCTGGTTCAGGGAAAACCCGGCACCGGATCTGATATTCTCTGATATCCAGTTAGGCGATGGCCTCTGCTTCGAGATCTACCGCGAAGTAGCTGTCAATGCGCCCATTATCTTCTGTACTGCCTTTGACCAGTACGCTATCCAGTCCTTTGAATCCAATAGTATCGACTACCTGCTGAAACCACTGGAAGAAGCAGTGGTAGAAAGAAGTCTGAAGAAATTTCACCGCATCAAAGATCATTACAACACCTACCAGCAAAGTCTGAACAAGGCCATGACCCAGGTGGAAAACGCCTACCGGCAAACCATTCTCGTACACTACCGGGAAAAGATGGTGCCCGTGAAGGTTGCCGACCTCGCCTTTATACATGCCGCCAATGGGGTAGTGACATTACATACCCGTACCGGGCAGGACTACACGGTTCAATACACCATCGACCAACTGGAGAACATGCTGAACCGCAATGACTTCTTCCGCGCCAACCGGCAATTCATCCTGCACCGCGAAAGCATCACCGATATCGAGCATTATTTCAACCGCAGACTGACCATCAGGACGAATTGTAAAACGCCGGAGAAGATCATCGTCAGCCGGCTGAAAGCACAGGACTTCCTGCGCTGGATAGAGCAATGA
- a CDS encoding sensor histidine kinase, with translation MIFILAGGTILMRLNDFHVQDYRAFLQYFAMVTGTIFCSWMVHGYLRLHEPKNVSKQLRPIVRIAAGMVVACFLNYLSVMLVPRRFIFTDNVFHNTYADFLRIIIGAFFISMICHIVWSSLAVSIMLQKAQLENEHLKQAHLRAQLLSLQQQISPHFLFNSLSTLKHIAHDKGSKDFVVQLSHVYRYLLNINEQQVTKLADELNFIDSYLYILYQRFEGDLKVQIDIPEQYHSYLIPPLAIQLLIENAIKHNALSPEMPLLIKIFIQNETVTVSNTLQPKKYPVESTRLGLQNINERFQLLFDKQITIVHTENSFTVHLPVISHDRYYH, from the coding sequence ATGATTTTCATCCTCGCCGGGGGAACCATCCTGATGAGGCTTAACGATTTTCACGTTCAGGATTACCGGGCCTTCCTGCAGTACTTTGCTATGGTAACAGGCACCATATTCTGTAGCTGGATGGTACATGGTTATCTCAGGTTACACGAACCCAAAAACGTTAGCAAACAACTCCGCCCTATCGTGCGGATAGCCGCTGGTATGGTTGTCGCCTGCTTCCTCAATTACTTGTCAGTTATGCTGGTGCCGCGCAGGTTTATATTTACAGACAACGTATTTCACAACACCTACGCCGATTTTTTGCGCATCATCATTGGTGCATTCTTTATCAGTATGATTTGCCACATCGTATGGAGTTCCCTGGCAGTGAGCATCATGCTACAAAAAGCGCAACTGGAAAACGAGCACCTCAAACAGGCACACCTCCGTGCACAGTTGCTCTCTTTACAACAACAGATCAGCCCACATTTCCTGTTCAATTCCCTCAGTACACTCAAACATATCGCCCACGATAAAGGCAGCAAAGACTTCGTCGTACAGCTCTCACACGTATACCGCTACCTGCTGAACATCAACGAACAGCAAGTCACGAAACTCGCCGATGAACTGAACTTTATCGACTCCTATTTATATATTCTCTATCAGCGTTTCGAAGGCGATCTGAAAGTACAGATCGATATTCCGGAGCAATATCATTCCTACCTGATACCACCCCTGGCCATTCAGCTCCTGATCGAAAATGCGATCAAGCACAATGCGCTTTCGCCAGAAATGCCCCTGCTGATCAAGATCTTTATACAAAATGAAACCGTCACGGTCAGCAATACACTACAACCTAAAAAGTATCCCGTAGAGAGTACCCGCTTAGGTTTGCAGAATATCAACGAACGCTTCCAGCTACTGTTTGATAAGCAGATCACGATAGTGCATACCGAAAATAGTTTTACCGTACATTTACCGGTCATCAGTCATGATCGCTATTATCACTGA